TGCCTGTAGAGGACGTATTCTCAATTACAGGACGTGGAACAGTAGCAACAGGTAAGAATCGAAAGAGGAACTCTACATCCATCAGATGAGGTAGAGATTGTAGGAATCAAAGATACAGAGACAACAGTAGTAACAGGAGTAGAAATGTTCCGTAAGATGTTAGACGAAGCAGTAGCAGGAGATAACATTGGAGCATTATTAAGAGGTGTAAAAAGAGAAGACATCGAAAGAGGTCAGGTACTGGCAAAGCCAGGAAGTATTACACCACATACAAAGTTTTATGCAGAGGTATATGTATTAAGTAAAGATGAGGGTGGAAGACACACACCATTCTTTGATGGATACAGACCACAGTTCTACTTCCGTACAACAGATGTAACAGGAAACATTCAGTTACCAGAAGGAGTAGACATGGTAATGCCTGGAGATAACATTGAGATGACAGGAGAACTAATCACTCCAATAGCAATGGAAGAAGGACTACGTTTTGCGATCCGTGAAGGTGGTCACACAGTAGGAGCTGGAGTTGTAACTGAAATTATTGAGTAATTATAATGCTTAATATTAAAAGTTATTAAAACCTAAATTTAATTCCATAGGCATGTGCAGAGCAAACTGCACATGCTTTTTTTCTAAAAAAACATTGACATTGCTCTTTAAATATGGTAAATTAATTAAGGTTAACAATCAGGAAAATACCGTTCATTTTTAAAGAAGATATTAATTAATTTTTAAATATAAGTTTTTCAAGCAGTAACTGTTTGATTGAGGAGGTGGATTTACGGTGAGAGAAATTATTACATTAGAATGTACAGAATGCAAAAACCGCAATTACTCTACCAAAAAAAATAAAAAGAATACTCGTGATAGATTAGAACTGAAAAAATATTGTAAGTTTTGCAAGGAGCATACCCTCCATCGTGAAACAAAGTAGAATCATTAATACTTTAGCTGAGGAAGTGATTTAAGATGGCAAAAGAACTAGGGTTTTTTGGTAAGATATCTAAATTTTTTAAATCAGTTAAATCTGAGTTAAAAAAGGTTAATTGGCCTAACAGAGAAGAAATTACTTCAAATACATTAGTTGTAATTGTAACTGTAATTGCTTTGATAACATTTATTGGTTTAATAGATTTAACACTGTCTAATATAATTACTCCATTAATTTCGTAATTGAGGAGGTGAGGATTCTCTAGAGAATCCTTAAATATGACTGAAGAAAGTAAGTTTAATGAAGAACTCGAAAAGGCAAGAGAAGATGTTCCATGGTATGTTGTTCATACATATTCGGGACATGAGAGAAAAGTCAAGGCAAATCTTGAGAAAAGAATAGCTAGTACAGGTATGGAAGACAGCATTTTTAGAATTTTAGTTCCAACTGAAGAAAAAATAGAAAAGAAAAAAGGGAAAGATGAAGTAGTTAAAAAAAGAATTTTCCCTGGGTATATTTTATTACAAATGGATATGAATGATAAATCATGGTATGTTGTAAAAAACACACCAGGAGTTATTGGCTTTGTCAGTGGTGGAACCAAACCACTTCCTGTAGAAAAAGAAGAGGTTGATGCAATTCTGAGTAGTATGGGTGAAAAAGCTAAAAAAGTTTCTGTTGATTTTGAAGTTGGAGATCAAGTTACTGTTAAAGATGGTCCATTTGAAG
This portion of the Halanaerobium saccharolyticum subsp. saccharolyticum DSM 6643 genome encodes:
- the rpmG gene encoding 50S ribosomal protein L33, which encodes MREIITLECTECKNRNYSTKKNKKNTRDRLELKKYCKFCKEHTLHRETK
- the secE gene encoding preprotein translocase subunit SecE; translated protein: MAKELGFFGKISKFFKSVKSELKKVNWPNREEITSNTLVVIVTVIALITFIGLIDLTLSNIITPLIS
- the nusG gene encoding transcription termination/antitermination protein NusG; this encodes MTEESKFNEELEKAREDVPWYVVHTYSGHERKVKANLEKRIASTGMEDSIFRILVPTEEKIEKKKGKDEVVKKRIFPGYILLQMDMNDKSWYVVKNTPGVIGFVSGGTKPLPVEKEEVDAILSSMGEKAKKVSVDFEVGDQVTVKDGPFEDFDGVIKEIHPEQGKAKILVSMFGRETPVELEFDQFKKY